From a region of the Phaseolus vulgaris cultivar G19833 chromosome 6, P. vulgaris v2.0, whole genome shotgun sequence genome:
- the LOC137832844 gene encoding NDR1/HIN1-like protein 26 produces MTSSANHHPHQNGERRQWPPAAAVEAAPTAAAHSTSYNGYRQYHPTTPARSSSSSASFKGCCCCLFLLFSFLALLVLAVVLVIILAVKPKKPQFNLEQVGVQYMGITPNPPSTASLSLTIRLLFSATNPNKVGIRYGQSSFTVMYRGIPLGKATVPGFFQQPHSTRQVIATIAVDRVNLLQADAADLIRDASLNDRVDLRVLGDVAAKIRVMNFDSPAVQVSVDCAIVISPRKQSLSYKQCGFDGLTV; encoded by the exons atgaCCTCAAGTGCAAACCACCACCCACATCAAAACGGCGAGAGAAGACAATGGCCACCGGCAGCGGCGGTGGAAGCGGCACCGACAGCGGCGGCACATTCCACTTCTTACAACGGGTACAGACAGTACCACCCGACAACGCCGGCTCGCTCGTCGTCGTCGTCGGCGTCGTTCAAAGGGTGCTGCTGCTGTCTCTTCCTTCTATTCTCGTTCCTGGCGCTGCTGGTGCTAGCGGTGGTGCTGGTGATAATCCTGGCGGTGAAGCCCAAGAAGCCGCAGTTCAATCTGGAGCAGGTGGGAGTGCAGTACATGGGCATCACACCCAATCCCCCCTCCACGGCCTCTCTCTCCCTCACCATTCGCCTCCTCTTCTCCGCCACCAACCCGAACAAGGTCGGCATCCGATACGGCCAGTCCAGCTTCACCGTCATGTACCGCGGCATCCCCCTCGGGAAAGCCACCGTCCCCGGCTTCTTCCAACAACCCCACAGCACCCGCCAGGTCATCGCCACCATCGCCGTCGATCGCGTCAATCTCCTTCAGGCCGACGCCGCCGACTTGATTCGCGACGCCTCCCTCAACGACCGCGTGGACCTCCGCGTCCTCGGCGATGTCGCCGCCAAGATCCGCGTCATGAACTTCGATTCCCCTGCCGTTCAG GTTTCGGTGGACTGTGCTATTGTGATCAGTCCCAGAAAGCAATCTCTGTCTTACAAGCAGTGTGGATTCGATGGATTGACTGTTTGA
- the LOC137832845 gene encoding uncharacterized protein — translation MGSTAVEKTEEVLRSEIDELLRQQREITERLRDPRGLRRGALAGPALRTNGGVRQRPFIRSGDRVDSEDQPPAKRRLSSAVVKVDDGELPEDGEAGQDGKAKDLAIEGVNGTGAVVQSDRNLFNSQQSGWSKRDGNQRTSNVVSDIPPAEHVPRVLPKNEDPSLVNRNKRMLGQLLGTLEKFRKEDKQLSGTEAYMRRSNSLQRAEQRAREESERLRKEEREQIAEKRRRDLTLRARVAAKTEEKKLELLFLRWSEHHKRLSNFIRTKAEPPIYYLPNKPLDEDPTSLEKRKEEAFLEWKNARREEVSEYQKQIGDQYLANVEKELERWQNSRNARKVNNDQNLQETMDKELDTHRLEHGPKKRKIPDGNNNEDDDDVEDINVGEDDMMDDELDDDSGRRIDETTKSEAGNAIADPAADADNAEGK, via the exons ATGGGGAGCACGGCGGTGGAGAAGACGGAGGAAGTGCTCCGCAGCGAGATCGATGAGCTTCTTCGCCAACAGCGCGag ATTACGGAGAGGCTTCGAGATCCTCGAGGTCTTCGCAGAGGTGCCTTGGCCGGTCCTGCTCTTCGTACTAATGGTGGTGTTCGCCAAAGACCTTTCATTCGCTCT GGAGACAGGGTTGATTCTGAAGATCAACCTCCGGCAAAACGTCGGCTTTCATCCGCTGTCGTTAAG GTGGATGATGGCGAGTTGCCTGAAGATGGTGAAGCAGGGCAGGATGGAAAGGCAAAGGATTTAGCTATTGAAGGTGTGAATGGGACCGGTGCAGTGGTCCAGAGTGATAGGAACCTTTTCAATTCTCAGCAAAGTGGATGGTCTAAGAGAGATGGCAATCAAAGAACTTCGAATGTG GTTTCTGATATCCCCCCCGCGGAACATGTTCCAAGGGTATTGCCAAAGAATGAGGATCCCAGTTTGGTTAATAGGAATAAAAGAATGTTGGGTCAGCTTTTGGGAACTCTGGAG AAATTCAGAAAGGAAGACAAGCAACTCTCGGGAACAGAGGCATATATGCGAAGATCTAATTCATTGCAAAGA GCAGAGCAAAGGGCACGTGAAGAAAGTGAAAGGCTTAGGAAAGAAGAGCGTGAACAGATTGCTGAAAAACGAAGGAGAGACTTG ACTCTTAGGGCACGTGTGGCTGCTAAGAcagaagaaaagaaattggaGTTGCTGTTTCTTCGCTGGAGTGAGCATCATAAAAGACTAAGCAATTTTATAAG GACAAAAGCAGAACCTCCGATCTACTATTTGCCCAACAAGCCCTTGGATGAAGACCCCACGTCACTTGAGAAGCGCAAAGAAGAG GCTTTCCTAGAATGGAAGAATGCAAGAAGAGAGGAAGTGTCTGAGTACCAGAAACAGATTGGGGACCAGTACCTTGCTAATGTTGAGAAGGAACTGGAGAGATGGCAGAATTCAAGGAACGCAAGGAAAGTAAACAATGATCAGAATTTGCAGGAGACTATGGACAAAGAGTTGGATACTCATAGGCTGGAGCATGGTCCCAAGAAAAGAAAGATCCCAGATGGAAACAAtaatgaagatgatgatgatgtggAAGATATAAATGTGGGAGAGGATGACATGATGGATGATGAATTAGACGATGACTCTGGTAGGAGGATTGATGAAACAACAAAGTCGGAAGCAGGTAACGCCATTGCAGATCCCGCAGCTGATGCCGACAATGCGGAAGGGAAGTGA
- the LOC137832852 gene encoding mitogen-activated protein kinase kinase kinase 1-like, with protein sequence MEAHRNPSKPRLERRNAMKNIDYRLKEEEDTDTDTDIDIDSLDERSFRVEGIDGEFDRIFRSLGLSGPEDFAIPAAAWKQAQAHKARSTMNLQHEPSQNKKQSEGGINGVRPPVLEPTQVSSTWSSQQPTERDPLSDSVSRDDDSDVGVEAEIEKVSGSVGNETFDVHNLSPNVNGYFGSWQKGEILGKGSFGTVYEGFTDDGNFFAVKEVSLLDDDSQGKQSIFQLQQEISLLSQFRHDNIVRYLGTDKDNDKLYIFLELVTKGSLASLYQKYRLRDSQVSAYTRQILSGLKYLHDRNVVHRDIKCANILVDANGSVKLADFGLAKATKLNDVKSSKGSPYWMAPEVVNLRNRGYGLAADIWSLGCTVLEMLTRQPPYSHLEGMQAIFRIGSGQPPPVAESLSTDARDFILKCLQVNPNKRPTAARLLDHPFVKRTLLSPISPISPSINLLLS encoded by the exons ATGGAAGCTCACCGGAACCCGTCGAAGCCGCGCCTTGAGCGGCGGAACGCCATGAAGAACATCGATTACCGGTTGAAGGAGGAAGAAGATACAGACACCGACACGGACATAGACATAGATAGTTTGGATGAAAGGAGTTTCCGAGTCGAAGGAATCGACGGCGAATTTGACCGTATCTTTCGGAGCTTGGGCCTGTCCGGGCCCGAGGACTTTGCCATCCCAGCCGCGGCCTGGAAACAAGCCCAGGCCCACAAGGCCCGCAGCACCATGAACCTTCAACACGAACCGTCACAGAATAAAAAACAGAGTGAGGGGGGAATAAACGGCGTTAGGCCTCCCGTTTTGGAACCGACGCAGGTTAGTTCTACTTGGAGCTCCCAACAACCTACGGAGAGGGACCCACTTTCTGATTCCGTGTCACGTGATGATGACAGTGATGTTGGTGTTGAAGCTGAAATTGAAAAGGTTTCTGGTTCGGTCGGGAATGAGACCTTTGATGTTCATAATCTGTCGCCGAATGTGAACGGTTATTTCGGGTCGTGGCAAAAGGGCGAGATCTTGGGAAAGGGTTCTTTTGGAACTGTTTATGAAGGCTTCACCGA TGATGGGAACTTTTTTGCTGTAAAGGAGGTGTCTTTACTGGATGACGATAGCCAGGGCAAACAGAGCATTTTCCAGCTTCAGCAG GAAATCTCTCTTTTGAGTCAGTTCCGACACGACAACATAGTTCGATATCTTGGCACTGACAAG GATAATGATAAGCTGTATATCTTCCTTGAACTTGTAACAAAAGGATCATTAGCAAGTCTCTATCAAAAGTATCGATTAAGGGACTCACAAGTGTCTGCATACACAAGACAGATTTTGAGTGGCTTGAAGTATCTTCATGATCGTAATGTGGTTCACAG ggACATCAAGTGTGCCAATATATTGGTTGATGCAAATGGGTCCGTCAAGCTTGCAGATTTTGGATTGGCGAAG GCAACCAAGTTGAATGATGTTAAATCAAGTAAAGGCTCTCCTTACTGGATGGCCCCAGAG GTTGTTAACTTGAGGAACCGTGGATATGGGTTAGCAGCTGATATATGGAGCTTAGGATGTACAGTACTAGAGATGTTGACGCGCCAACCTCCTTACTCTCATTTGGAAGga ATGCAAGCGATATTTCGAATTGGCAGTGGTCAACCTCCACCTGTTGCAGAATCTTTGTCAACAGATGCTCGAGATTTCATTCTTAAATGCTTACAAGTTAACCCTAACAAACGGCCAACTGCTGCGCGGCTATTGGATCATCCATTTGTAAAGAGAACTCTTCTGTCTCCCATTAGTCCAATTTCTCCAAGTATTAATCTTTTACTGTCTTAA